The stretch of DNA AATAAATCTAGCCTAGCATGAAAATTTCGAAATGGCCCTCCATAATAAGTGTATTGTTTATGAATACTATTGAAGTGTGTAATCGTTCATTGCTTTCTAAACACCAAAcaatattattcaaatatacCTTTGTAGCCAAAATACTGATGTATAAAAATACCTCAATGGCAATATAATGTAATGACAAAGTTTGGATGCGTACCTTAAAACCATGTAGGTCAGTAGTTTTCTAATAGTATTTTGTATGGTAGGACAAACGTGTCACGtcaatttacatttaaaattatcttCACCATTACAATGACAATATTCATATGTATAAGGTGGTCTGTTTATCCTCTTTTtcaacataaacattacagaaacATGTCTAAAGTGAGGGTAACCCGTATTGCACACGCTATTTTGACGTTTTTCCCCCCTACGTTTATATACGATCTAGACACATGTTTCCATagatgtgtttattttgtagatgtatcctTATCTTCTATATAATTCAAACATTTCATATTAAAACCTAGAAAAATAGGATCGACCGCCAAACGAACAAGAATCTGTAATAAGGAGAACCCAGAACTGCAGCCATGCtaaaacttctatgtcatttggtcgctggtagagagttgtctcattggcaatcataccacaactgtcttattttttttatattaaattcatattcGTTAACTTCGAATAACTGGTGTCTTGTTTTATATCTCCATATAATTACATTTagacatgtatgtttcattataatacgctattttgattggctaacagcaatatCGCGTAATACTGAAATTAACCTTCATctcaaaatgaaatgtaacattcatgatgtCACAGCTTCTACAATAAAGtgcaaagataaaaaagaaaaaaacaacttgaTAGAAATCGTATTTTAAGattctagaaaaaaatgtaattctgAGTATTGAtcgaatgcttcttttagtaattgtATACGGTTGTAACTtcaaaagcgttgaccgtgcgcccATTTTTAGAATGTACAAAATGTTTTACTGTaaagataaaaagtaaatttgGGTTGTCGCTTTTCAGAACAAAAGGTGTTTtttcattttctcaaaatttagtTATTTAAACACTAATTTGCTCTTCATGTGTATATACTTTACTGCTATTTTTCGCGGAAACAATTGGCTTCGGCACAAATGTAACTTAGAGTTTAGTCACACTAGTGGACGATGTtgtctaaatttcattttaaaaaatcagcTTCTTTTGAGTTATATATAGATCTAGTTGTTTCGGAAGAGCGGACAGATATTGGGAACACAATATTAATGTCAGTTTTGACTAGAATAATCTTTATTTGAAATCGTTGACAGAATAAAAGCACATTAAGATTGTAGTTTTAGTGGAACTGACAAATATTTCCCCCACTCATCAACAGAATCCATACAAACACATGCATGAACCGCTCCCTGTTTCCCTAGAAACACAGCTCGATCTTTAATAGGATAAACAGGCTGATGCCAGATGTTGGCATGGATCTGTACACCAAAAGATCCATCAAAATAAAATGCCTTAAAATCTTCTTGTTTAATATCGTCAGTCGGTAAGGCTAATAAGGCAATGAAAGGGTCTTTGTCTCTTGGAAAAAATATCTGACCGCCATCAGGGTGGTAATTAGCTTCCCTCACCAGCACGTGGGTTCGGTTTTCAAAAGAAACACCAGTTGGCAGACGACCAGTGACGTAATGACCGCCTACAGCATTATTTATTGCTTTACAAACGTCTCCCTCCCATTCATAAACAAAATCCCCGCTCACTATGCCACCCATAGCACCAGTTCCTGGATACAACTTTCGCCATCCACCTACAGGCCAGGGGGTAATTTCAACTTCCTCCTTTTCAAAATCTGTAACAATTTTCCCGTAACCTAATAAACTATTCTCGTCTGCCACCACCAATGAAACTTGATAGGGATCCCCGTATTTAGGATCAAGTGCCTCATCATAGCTTGCATATCCACTCATCTTGGGCCTctctaaaagaaaaacaattaaagtcATCATTGCTAGGCGTGACTGACCTAAGTGGGCACTCCCAAcatacttcagtgattccctatataatcaaccaaattttccccaccaAAGGGGGACCGGGTTTCCCACACCCCttttggatccgcctatggtcgTGGAAAACAGCTCTTGCGAGCAGCCCATACATTCTTGAGCGTTAGTTGTTAAATTTCTAATAAGTCAATGAGTTTTTGTTTCTGAATTTAGAATAAAACGTCAACGATTTACATAACTGATGTTTGTAGCTATGATTTAAAGCTAGTGGAACAGGCATGCACAGGTATGGGATACAGGCGCCACCGATGAGTCTAATGAAGACAACGCGCGTCTTATGTATCAAAGGGTAAGCCCGTCGTCTTTGGTGAGTTTTCATTGCGTTTTTCGCTGAAGTTCGTGTTGCTCAAGCGTTAGTTTCCTGTAAAGCGTTTTGTGGGTCGAAGTTTGTCTGTTCAATAATTTGCAATGTTATTGTCATGCGTGTCTAACTCTTCGACTTAGGTTTTTATAACATCTTTGTTTGGTTTatgctttaatttttattttccgAAAGGTCGTGTTTTTCTCTACCTGTTATATaatgacatctttacactaaatccatagGATATGTTGGATGCGTATTGGTTGATACTATTgtcttttaaacatgtttttttgttagtcgtgttttgttggttttttttttgctatcgCGCAACATAAAATTTCTTTTTGGTAATACTATTTGGGTTATATTTTATTTAACCCTGTGTTGACGTACACACGCACAGTTACTCATTGCTGAATTATGCAACTTTTTGTTAATTGCAGATTATCCACGTAGGAGTAGGGATAAAAAGGTAAAGACATAGCTAAATACAGACATCCGCTATAATTCAAAACGGacttccatacattttttttagaaccagaaaacaaaattatgtcCGACTCTAATTGCTTTTAGTGCAACCAGCTTCACATAGTagaactaaatatatatatataatggcaCGGATAACAAAGCAAACCCGAAAAGGAATATAAAATAACAACAGACAAATTAAATACTAACCAAGACAGCTAGGTCGATAGGTTCAAAGGTAGAAATTGTCAGTTGGAAGTATGGGTGGGCTATCGTGTCACTTCAGCTTACAGTTAAATCCATGATTTgttatttatgatcatttataacaaaatttaaaagaaaaatcacgCCGATTTCAAAAGAATTGAAAAAATTCTGGATAGCAGCATAAAACTAAATAAACAACCCATTTAAAAGTTTAGCAATGTCGACATGTATGGTCATGTATTTTAATACAAGTTTAAAACAATTCCCTCAACTCCCGTTTCgatgtattaaaacaaaactCAACAAATAAGTAATGATAATCATATTTTGGCATAAATTAATATTGGATTAAATATATGTCATAAACAATTTTTCACCATGCAGTTACATGCATCCAAAATAGACATCGAATTCAGAAATCTGGCCTTATctgaaatataataataataataataaattctttatttaacgaaggtaaaattgagaatggaaatggggaatgtgtcaaagagacaacaacccgaccatagaaaaaacaacagcagaaggtcaccaacaggtcttcaatgtagcgagaaattcccgcacccggaggcgtccttcagctggcccctaaacaggggtctcattggggggttccgatcccggatcccgcttactgttttgtcagattcctgtatcctgCTTTCACTATGTACGttagcaattctcatttttttgtcatttcccgggtcccgctagacctcatttcccgttttcacgacacaataatttgactttcccgtgtcacgcttaccaaaaatcggcaatcccgcgtcacggtTAGACGCCAATGAGAcccactaaacaaatatatactagttcagtgacaatgaacgccatactaatttccaaattgtacacaagaaactaaaattaaaaaaatacaagactaacaaaggccagaggctcctgacttgggacaggcgcaaaaatgcggcggggttaaacatgtttatgagatctcaaccctcccctatacctctagccaatgtagaaaagtaaatgcataacaatacgcacatttaaaattcaattcaagagaagtccgagtctaatgtcagaagatgtaaccaaagaaaataaacaaaatgacaataatacataaataacaacagactcctagcagttaactgacatgccagctccagacttcaattaaactgattgaaagattatgatttcatcatatgaatatcaggcacaatccttcccgttaggggtttagtatcataccatcataacatatatgagaagaacataacccgtgtcatgccttgaataaatgtgtttagttccgatgcaaagaccctacaagtgaatcaatattaacgccaaaataagcaatctttaatgacctgacaacagtatcgtaactatatcccttcttgataagtctatttaaaggttttgttagtttctgaggtgaatactgacatttttgtgctttataaagaaaatttccataaaaaaatggatgtgaaatacctgaacgtataagaagtctgcatgttgagctatatttacgaatgatgtccttataccgatgataaaatttagtaaatgttttgactagtttgtgatatcgaaaaccctggtgtaataatttttcagtaatacataaatttctctcgttaaaatctaaaacattgttacatacacgagcgaatcgtacaagttgagatatataaacaccgtaagacggtgacaggataaatttctttagtatacatactcaaggggtacaatcaaaatcacgtgatggatatacacacaccggaagtaACAGTCGAGCACACCGTTTGAAAGGTAAGTAGTCgtatttacttgtttatatcaataaaatttgataaataaggtAGTGCACCGTATGTCGGATACTATCTagttttgaaatacacaattatcCTTGCTGGAAAGCGTGCAGTTAATGATAACACTTAGACACAGTTAAAAAATTTCACCAGATAACTGTGTCGAAGTGTTTGCAATAACTGCACGCTTTCTAGCaaaaacaattgtgtattttaaaactacatattATCCGACATTCGGTGTGCCAacttattaatcaaaatttaattgatataaacaagaaaatgcaACTACTAACCTTTCAAGCGGCGAGTTCGACTGTaacttccggtgtgtgtatatccatcacgtgattttgattgtaccccttgacactgaagtcgtcattattgagagccaaaatgtcatccaaatatctaaaagtattattaaatttgttaatgagatgttgtttcgatgggtctttgctgatttttgtcataaattgtaactcatagcaatacaaaaaaaaaaaaaaacaggtccgcaataagtggtgcacagttagtccccattggtattccgataacctgacgatatacggaatctccaaagcgaacaaaaatgtaatctagtaaaaattcaagggcagatatagtatcaaagcctgtccaattaacatagtttttttgtttattgctactaaaaaatgacctaaaagagtttgaacatatatattcacattctgactttttaaatgcccatttaattaggtgggtgaattttttcttaatgagaatgtgaggcaatgtggtatacagggtagaaaaatcaaaactttgaacagattcaaaatcaccaatataagcatgcaatttatcaagtacttccaacgagttcttgacactccaaaagtaaataattccactattttcgaaggccttatttgaacaatatattatcaggtttttgattgtaccaagtgtactggtaagaagaatagacaatttagtagtggaacaatggcttgaagacgaaataaatctatatttgtaaggtgttttgtgtagcttcggaagccaatacatagtagggactttcattgtattcggttctgcttgtaaagcggtagctaaaagtttatgtttgttacagatgtcgatttctgaaaatggagtcagttggaatgttggtgaattggtaatttcttttttcagaccctcaatgtaaaatttacgtcaaacaataataatattattaggagctttatcggccgggacaaaaacaaattccttggctagttcttttagtttatgtttgatacgagaaataagtttattgtggttattgttaataataaaatgttctttaaaatgttgcatacgtatatcaactatgttcattactgaattaaagaaagagtccaaacattttttgtcagctttttcccgtttattccatttcaaacagtaagtacggagtgagtcgtggatgatattacgacactcattccaattcataactgacgggggacgatatttaggtcctttactgaggaatgattttaactctcggtcttgaacgatgttaagatctcctgttataacatgggaaatgtgTCCATAAATGTATGCGGaattactacaattacatgaagtaggtgtattttcactgatattagcatctttacacaattggttataattaaacacaaatttccgggtagatttcttgtaaatataacaaataagagggagctcagtattgtcaaaatatccaggaatttgttctttaacagaatggtcgttaaatataccggcaatatttacaaaatcaaaacctttattgacatactttattttaataaaatgtattttatgatcttcaggacgatcaatttttggaaatagtttagaataacaatatgccataataatttgaactatTTCATACTTTGGACtgttatatgaaattgtgttgcaatcctccaaaaatTTATCTAACCTtttaaccggtaatgaacagagctttgttaacagataataaaattgaaaatggaaatggggaatgtgtcaaagagacaacaacccgcccaaataaaaaacaacagcagagggtcaccaacaggtcttcaatgtagcgagaaattcccgcacccggaggcgtccttcagctggcccctaaacaaatatatactagtccagtgataatgaacgccatactaatttccaaattgtacacaagaaactaaaattaaattaatacaagactaacaaaggccagaggctcctgacttgggacaggcgcaaaaatgcggcggggttaaacatgtttgtgagatctcaaccctccccctatacctctaaccaatgtagtaaagtaaacgcataacaatacgcacattaaaattcagttcaag from Mytilus galloprovincialis chromosome 2, xbMytGall1.hap1.1, whole genome shotgun sequence encodes:
- the LOC143062189 gene encoding uncharacterized protein LOC143062189 — encoded protein: MSGYASYDEALDPKYGDPYQVSLVVADENSLLGYGKIVTDFEKEEVEITPWPVGGWRKLYPGTGAMGGIVSGDFVYEWEGDVCKAINNAVGGHYVTGRLPTGVSFENRTHVLVREANYHPDGGQIFFPRDKDPFIALLALPTDDIKQEDFKAFYFDGSFGVQIHANIWHQPVYPIKDRAVFLGKQGAVHACVCMDSVDEWGKYLSVPLKLQS